CACCACCTTCCAAAGATATTTCATATTGGGTGGGTGGATTGTATATATTCAGTGGGTGGATAATTATATTAACTTTCATATTTACGAGATGAGATTAGTGATGACAATTTTTTAGATGATCCGTGAACTTGACACGATTCTAATAAGAAATTAGAGAATTAGGGTTATTGAGGGTTCTGACCTATATAGTCATATATTCATATTTCGATACAATTTGAATCTGACATACAACATTTAagactaatatttttttacgcAATTCGCGAATCCAACACGAAATAAGTGGATTAGGGTTGctattaggatcctctccattttatttgaactgaatatctagttagttatagtggagagGTATCTTTGTgccatcaaaaagtgaaaaagtaaaaatacccctccactataactaatcggatattatctaattcatttgaactgaatatGATCCTCTTCTATTAGGGTTTGTGGGTTTtagttgtttaattaattttaattaatgagtcgaattatgattgacctatataatcttatattcatattttgacaTGACCCGAACCCGACACACGAACACTAATTATCAtaaaactgagctttataagtaattataacAAACTGTAATTATAACTTAGTTGgccattttaaaataattacgTAGATATCTGTTGCACTATCATTGGAGTACTTACAAAGTCTTGCAAAACTCAATAATTACTCATGACCACAAGGAAATAACTATCAGCGATATTTGTTGTTGATGCTGAGTGGTTACTATGGAGAAGGTAACTTTTCAACCAATTTTGAGTGTCCAAAAAGGATTAACCTAGGCTCACCGACACATTTGACTCTTCTTATAATCAACTAAATATTCATGCCCATAAATGATAATAGACgtaaaattaaaactaaaacagGCCTAGCTTGCACGCAAAAATATCtagcttttttttaatttttttctttttttttttcatatgaaaaccaaacaaactATACAACAAAGAACAAGACCACCGATGTGGTGGTTCAATGATTCAAGGAAGTTCTTAAATGGTTAGGGCACATATTAAGGCGTGGGTTCGAATCTTTGCAATGGAGAATTCACacatatgcctgattagtattagtcgcATTGAATTCCTATTAATACCTTGGTGGGACTAGGTCAAGTTATGGCTCAGTTGGACTTGATCAGGGAGCGCCTACAGTTTTCATCGTCTAGGCTTCTCATGTACGGCTCCCAGTGGGTAgatgctactatggtcacgcccagaTAGGATAGTCACAATTGGTTTCTCTCGGCCTATcctttttgctaaaaaaaaaaaaaaaaaaaaattccaaaaaagaacaagaacatGATTGTAGAGCTACGCATTTAATTTGCCTGAATGTGTTTTGTGCATGAGCTCTTCATGGGAGAAGTTGGTAATGGCCATTTATGTCGATTTCAGTCTGTTCATCTCTATTCTGTTCAGAGACAAGAATATGTACGACAGCTCCCATTAAtacttttttgaaagaaaacgaAAGTTAAAGAATTCTTCATAACTTGTGGTAGAAATTGAAACAACTACAACCCCAGGTAGCTCTTGCATTGGATTGAGTTTGAAGCATTAATCAGAACTCGAACTGGAAAGTTTTAATTTGTTCCATGGAACCCAGTGGTTTAAGGATGCATATGTTTTAGCATAGATGACCCTTGAGGCTCGACATTGGCTGCAATTCATTGACCAAGTTGTGGCCTGATCCCTATAAATGCCGATTTGGAGTGGtccttcaaacaaaaaaaattcatttatattTACCAAATGCTGCTATGAGGAACATGCtcaattaggggtgtcaacccaaTCTCGATtatgattgacttatatagttttatatctATGTCTAAACACAACTTAAATTCAACACGCAACATAAGAACTGTCAATTTTTGTTTAGGGTTGGATCGGGTTagaattgacctatataatcttatatacaTCCCTTGATATGACTCGAACTCAAGCAAACACAAATTGCCACCCCTAATCAAAATCCTATCTCAATTGCTTGTCCAATTTGTAGCGCTACTGTTATGATCCCCTTGATCTGGGGAATAAAATCTCTGCCTATCTCTCTcggtgttttattttatttagatttgtctttattttcatgtaagAGTCTTACTGACTCAATCCTAGTTATCCTATGTAATATATAATGAATCTTCTATTTAAAGGGGTGTTATATGCTATGAATAAGAGGAATATAAGAATTAATTCCAAACCTTGTATTTGAAAAAGGCTTTCAATTTCCTTAgaatttagtttaagttttcCAAAATATAAAATCTAGATTTCATCCAAACCTAATTTATCTCACTGTAAATTTAGGTTTCGAATAGGTACAATCTAAGCATGCAATTGGTAGGATTCTGGTCCCAAGTTTGTCATACTTTTGTGACACAATTCTAGAATCCCATCAATTTACCAACATGGTCTCTATAAACATGCTCGAACCACTCAAGCATTGGCTGTCAATTCCTCTTAATTTTTCTGACAGCACGGCACTGTAATCATAATTTCATCGTCCGTATTGGCATGGTGAACCTATTTAATTGATGAACTCTTGCGCTCTTGTGTCTCACGGTCAACCAACTGAAAGTCTTCCACACAAGAAAATTGTCTTTGCTCAAGGTAAGCTCTAATACAATGTAATGTAATGCACATAAGATGTTTGTAAAAATGTTTCCCTCAATGTTTTCACCAGGAGCTCCcgggttttttaatttttaatttttttattatagaatTTCTTTGATTAAAGATCTGTAATGATTATACTACAACTATAATTTATCTCAAGTTCTAACCACCAAGATAATGTCTGTACAAATATTAGTCATCTCTTTACGTTTCCCACCAAAAAGTCTAGgctttcttttcctccaaatGACATCAAGCAATGAATCAACCCAGCAAGAATAAGTAAAACTCGAACTAACATTCAATTTGCAATATCTCCTGAACTTTAGAAACGCGATGCATTGAATTTTGACACTACCACCATGAGGAGAAGGAGGCTTCCCATACAAATCCTTGTCCAAAGAGCGATCCTCCAAAACCTCCAAAGTTTTAACTAATCGTAGTTTAACTAGAAGCGTTTGCTCTTGGAATTTCTCAATGGTGAGATAGAATGCGAGAAGGTGGCACCTTCTCAGACCCATCATACGTACTACAAGGACAAATGTCAATTACGTGCTCTGTCAATAATGTTAAAAAGACGTGATAATCACATGCTACAAGAATAAATGTCATATTAATAAACTTGAATGGAGAAATGAATTGGAAAAATTTCTTTCAGTCCAGtttaaatgaaaactttattCAGTTGCAAGGACCCACCTTCTTTTTGGActattttgtttggtttttaacTGAAATTGGGTTCCTCATTACCCGCCACAGCAtcctatttcttttctttcatttcccaTATGTTGAAAATGAAAACGAGAAAATGATTAATTGGTAGGACTAGCCTAAAGAGTTTAAGAAAGCATACTAAGTTTGGAACTGGCAGAGTATTTTCACTACTGACCATAGTTTTTTCTATTTATAAATGTATAATTACAATTACACTTGATGATAATTCCAGGAAGCAAATGTATATCTCTACAAGATAAGAAATTCAAATACTACACTTGACTAGTTATCCTTTTGCAAATCTGTCTTGAGTTTTATCATAATCTGCATATAATACTTGAGCTGAGATATCATCAGATTTTGAATTGTATGATGAGCTACGAGGAGGATATGTATGAAGAGTCACTTAATTAATGGCTGGATTGCTATGTAGAGGATGCTGACTGGACCATAAACTGGTTTGCTGCATGGGGTGATTTCTCTGTATGAGCAGCAGAGGATACTGCAGAGCTATCCTAAATAAAAAGTTCTCTGTATCATCAGCAGAGGATTTCTCTGTACGTAgaataaataagtaattgaaGCTATTAGCCCTCAGTGAAATTAACTATGTCATACTTTTGAATATCAATTATGTCTGCTGATTCAAGTGGGAAAGTTGGATAATATGTCCCCTTCAACATGATTGCTCATCTAAAATTATAAGGGCCAGAAAGAAATTTCACGTGTGTAGAATTTTTGGTTAAGCATTATTAAAGCAAATGTGTCAGTGATTTGGTTGAGAGTAGTGTACTAAACTTTCTTTAGTCATGTGTAGGGTTTTAATTGTTGAAGTCTAAAAGTTGAGGTAAaacttaacccttttttttttgtgtgttcaAAAAAATGAATACCTTACCATCATCCTACACAAACACATACACTGAGGCAAACAACATAAACCCACTCTTAGGACAGTTGAAGTCTACTCAACACATTTGAATCTTCATATAATCAACTCATTAATGACCATATATGTTAATTGacataaaattaaaaccaaaacagGCCAAATAATCCGCTTATATGGCATATTAGCCTAGCTCCTTGCAACTTGCAACCTCAGTTTTGCAACAATAATTGCATTATAGTTTAATGGTAAATTGATTAGACAACTGAAGAATCAAAATGATTAATTTCAAGCAATAATAATGCACAAGATAATAATTCCAGAACTtcatctgaattttttttttaaaagaatagaaaaCATTCCTCAAAAACATTCTCCAAAGTTTCTAAAACGAAAGACATGAATGAGATGAACATAAAGCAGATTAGTGACCCTTATATAGACAAATAACTTTGTCAAAAATTATGCCAGTAAGTAAAGCAGAATATTGTGCTGTCCTTTACAACGCAGGTTTAGATTGCAATCTAGACCATGGccaaaaaacttttacaatGGTCTTTGATGGCACAAAGTTCCTCATCCCCAACACAAAAATCAGATCTTAACTAATTATTCTGTCCTCCAGGAAAAGTGGCTGGAAATCAAAATTTGATAGAAACCCAAAGGACTTCAAATTTAAAGCTTGTTTCTTTGTCCATACAAAGTTCAGTTCATGCATTGTCCATACAAAGTTTAGTTCAAGCTTGTGATAAACAATGAACCATCAAATTGGTGAAATCCCATATAGagaaataactcaaaattatgcATCTGAAATGAACCATAGAAGgagaaaaaactcaaaatcaccacattttaaatcaaaacttcaaaatccccaaattatccgaaaattaaacaaaaacaaaaattatatttaataaacaaaaacaaatatgctccgtttgttaatgtattttggatgatgttttaagtttttggtttaaaaaagtgttttgatatgatataaatgtgaaaacagttttgagtggcttgtttgttaatgcttttattttgaaaagagaaaacaaaagcgagaagaaaaaaggtttaacaaacaaagccagaTATCTCCCCATTGGGAAGCTCAGTCAAGAAGGGTTTCGACTTCACCGTTGGCCAACACCTCTGACAAATCCTTTGCAAAATTTCCACAGCTAAACACTAACAACAACATGAGAGGAAAAGCTCAAACATTCAAAGTCAATAATGAGAGAAAGTTCAATCCACCATGAGAAGGGTGGCCAAGTGTGAGAGAGATTTTAGGTTAAATGAGAGAAAGTTCAAAGAGAGTTTGAGAGCAAAAAGGCATGCGGTGAGTTAGAGGTGATAAATTTTGGTGGAAACACTGCCACAAATAATGCAAACAAGAAGAAGATATCCAACCAACCAAAGCTAATACCAAGTGAAAGATGTCCTAATGGGAAATAGAAATGTCaaccaaagaagaaaacatgatTCCACAAATGCACAAAACaatgaacccaaaaaaacacaGCCCAGaaaaaaaacctcttcagaagaTGTAAAGGTGCATTCTACAAACTCCTCATCTCTAGGATCCTTCATGAGAATGAAGGAAAGATAATGACACGATGCTGCCATGTGATCAATGCAAATGCTTAAGATATGAGGAAGTAACCACTTGTAGAAATTctccaaattcaacaaaaacaCACATTATTCAACGAACCTTAAGTAATTTGAATTTGACATTatgaattatataaattaaaaggaaaataacatgTTGTACTTCTTGTTCCATTATTGTCTAACTAGGATTAATAGTTTATGTACCAACTCCAAAACTGTTTCCAATAAAGCCTCAGAACCACTACAAGCATATCTTAAAGATTCTAgccaaaataaatgaatttttctaAATCAACCCAACTTCCAGTTTGTTGTAAACTTCTACTGAAAATTAGCTGTGACAGACACTTGAAATGAAACTAGTGTTAACCTTTCACGAACACCATTCTGagacaatcaaataaatttgcCTTCAATTAACTAAGAGAAGCACAATTATAAGATTTTTTCAAGAAACTGattcatattttatattttaactatCATTCACAAAGGCTAACTACCCCAACCCAGCCCTGTTAAAGCACTTCATGCTCTCGAACGGTTTGTTATATAAACTTGAAACACTGAAACTGAAAAGAAAGAATGCCCAAGGATGAAATATTTGTATCCTAGGCAAGAGCAATGATCATATCTGTACCATCTATCTAGGTTTTAttaaattccaattccaatttaTGAAACCTAAAACATGAAAATGAAAGAGCAGGCCATTACTCCATCAACCCTCAGTTCTtatgtcactcaaaaaatgatgtggcgtctaaaatcattattggccttatgattaattattattgaattttgattaaatggtgattttagaagccaAATGTGACACAAGAAGGACACAAGAATAactctagaattactcatagcaTAGACCTAAACATCCTCTGAAGCCTAAGAATAAGGCATAACCaagaaagaatatttttaaGTCCAAGAACAAGTTCCTGTCCATTGTTTACTGGTCAAAGTAGGAATTTTAGTCCTATTAGAAAAGTTGAGATCTAGAGTCTATATAAATTTGCCTTTGGGCTGAAACAAATTTGAGATCTAGGAGTTTTAGTCCTCTTAGAAAAGTTACATTATTTAGTCCTATTAAATAATGTAACTGCATCTTGCCAATCATTAGTCACAAGACTCCCTCATATGCATAAAAGAAAGCACATTATCAAAGCCAGATAGGCAGTTACCCGAaacttttttaatagtttatgtACTAACTCCAAAACAGTTTCCAGTAAAGTCTTATTAGAACCACTGCAAGCATAATATCTTAAAGATGCTAgtcaaaataaatgaatttttctaAATCAACCCAAATTACAGTTTGTTGAACTGCAATGGAAGTGGGAAAAAAATGCAACCAAAGATATCATattatacttaaaaaatataacagAAATTCTTTGAGTAATTTTCATATGCTTCTAtttctgcaaaaaaaaattccatttttattaaataatctGATAAGAACAGAACAGAAGCAAAAACAATGAGACATACCAAAACAGAAATCTATACATACTGAAAAAAATGCAACCAAAGACATCAAAAGCTCCTGCTACCTGTTCAGGCTAAAAAAATGCTGTTGATAACGAACATGTAACACTAAAAAAAGGCATTCAATAGATACTATCACCATCGAGGAGAAGGAGGCTTTCCTCACAAGTCCCTGTCCAAATCTTGTTGCGAATATGCTTCAGGGTAAAACTGcctgcctttttttttatatcataccAAAAGAGATTCTTCTCATAATCCATATCCATCATATCAGCCGAAAACGGATTCTTCTCGTAATTCATCTCCATCAGAACCTTTTGGCCGTCCGGCGAGAACACTACTCGCTGGAAAGTAGTCAGAGGCACAGTAAAAAGGAGGCTCCATCTAGTCTCCTTCCAACTAGTCTCCTTCATCATCCAAAAGTCAGTGGCCTGTGCCTCCCGTCTATATGCGGAAACACACAGCGATCCTCCCAAAACCTCCAAATTTTGCGGTTCAACCGGAAGCGTAAGCGTCTGAATATAGAATATCTCCGTCGCGAGATGGAATGAGAGAAGGCGAATCCCTCTATTCGCGCTCTCAACCAACCAAATCAAAGCACCGTTCAAAGAAACCGGCCCCAAAGAAATACGCGATTCCCTGTAAGGGGATTCGCTTTCTACTCTTCTCCAAGAATGTGCTTTCAGACTATATACGTGAACTTCAACGGAAATCCTTAAAACCTTGTAATCGTCGTTGATTGAGTCATACCCGAATGCAAAATTGGATCGGAGACCAGGATCGCCTACGGTTGGCACAGAGGgtaatttcttgtattttctgaTTGATGGGTTTCAAATCACAGTTTCACCATCACATGTGCGGATGCAAACCAAGCCATTGCAACAGTCGATTATTTTGGAGAATCCGTATAGATTGTGGAATGGAGGGAAGATATTCACGGCCTGATTCTCATCGGAAAACTTCACCAAGTAGTAATTTAGCGGCCGATCAGCCTTATAGTTCCATGTCTGCACAATGAGATCGCGTTCTCTGTCGCCGTCGAGATGAATCTTGATGAAATCTGAATCGTTGATTTGGGCGATCCATTGCTTCGAGACGCATTGAAAACGTACGAGAGACTTAGCGGGGAGGTCGGATAGTCTGCAAAGTATTTCGTTAATTACATCTTGCGGTATACTCATCTTTCGCAGAATAAATTTTGCCGGCGGTGGGTTNNNNNNNNNNNNNNNNNNNNNNNNNNNNNNNNNNNNNNNNNNNNNNNNNNNNNNNNNNNNNNNNNNNNNNNNNNNNNNNNNNNNNNNNNNNNNNNNNNNNCATAACAGCGGTGGGTGTTGCTAGGCCTAGAGCACAAGGGCAGGCTATGACCATGACAGATATCCCGAACTGGAGTGCAAGCTCAAAGCTGTCCATGGAAGATGGAATCCAAGATTCTGGGTACCCATGGAATTTTCCAGATAAAAACCAGGCAAGCCAAGTTGAAAATGAAAGTATAATGACctgtgaaaaaaataatccaTTTGCTAACGAAAGCCTCCACAAACATCATATTGACAACTTTAAGCACTCTACAACATGACCACAGAAATGATGTAAATCAGTATATACTCACCAGGGGCACGAAGTATTTAGAAATGCGGTCAGCAAACTTCTGAACTGGTGCTTTAGCCAACTGGGCTGACTCAACGAGTCGTACAATCTGTGAAAGAGCACTCTCTGATCCTACTCGTGTTGCTTTTATGTGCAACACCCCATTCTCATTCAGAGTGCCTCCAATTACAGTATCACCCTTCCTTTTTGCCACTGGCCGTGCTTCTCCTGTTATCATACTCTCATTTACGTGGCTTTGACCCCAGATAACAAAACCATCAGAAGCTACTTTTGCTCCTGGAATAATTTTAATCACATCATTCTTTTGTATCAACCGACtgtcaatttcttcatcagTCACGACATTTCCCTCAGCATCCAAGGTTAACAATATTGCTGTCTCGGGTGCCAAGTCCATAAGTTTAGCAATGGCCTCTGATGTCTTTCCTTTAGCCAAAACCTCTAAATACTTGCCAAGTAGAATAAATGAGATAAGCATTGAGCTAGTCTCAAAGAAATCAGTACCCTTGAAATCTTTAGAGGTAGTGGCTCTCAACACAGAGTAGACTGAATAGAAATAAGCTGCATTTGTTCCTAATGCAATCAAAACATCCATATTAGCAGAACCATGGCGTAATGCCTTGTAGGATCCAATGTAGAATCGCCGGCCTATGATGAACTGCACTGGAGTTGATAGCACCCACCTCAAAAGCATACCAACACTCATCATATTGACTACCTTGGTATCAAATCCATGCTTGATTCCAGGAATATACATAAAGACCATGGAGGTAAGAAATACAGGAATTGTAAAAATCAGACTCCACAAAAAGGATCTGTAGTATTGCTTAATTTCCTCCCCTCTATGagtttctcttcctcctccttcaGGATATATACTACCTTTGAAACGTCTTGATCCAGTTGAGTCAATCACGTTAATGAAAGTTCTCGGTCCTGTCATATCTGGTTTGTAAGAAAGGGATATTTTATTGAGTTCCGGAAATATTATTGTATCTTGAACGCCTGGAAGTGCTTGAAGAGACTCTTCGACTATTCTCATGGAACGACAAGTACGTACACCATCAACTTTGAGCTCTATTTTGCTTATGTCTTCTCCTGAACTAATAAGTATGCCTTCAAATCCAGTGTCTTTTATGGTTTCCAATAGCTTGTTGGAGCTCACAACCTTTGGATCATAATGAACCTCTGCTTCTTCAGTTGCTAAGGCCACCCGCGCCTTTTGTACACCATGGATTGCTTGCAAAGCTGATTCAACAGTGGAGGAGCAAGATGTGCAAGTCATTCCATTTATGCGCATTCGGCACACTTGAGTGGATCTATCATTCACCTCATCTTCAATCAATGTGGCCCCAAATCCAACATCTTCAATAGTCTCACGAATGTTCTCCACCTACATGATGTTAAATAGCAGTATAAAAGCTTATTGATTCAACTAGAAGCACATCTTTAACTTAATACAACAAGGAACCCAGAGgaagaaagaacataaaatcATTATTCAACTAGAAAATGAACACTTGGCAAAATTGTCAAGAACCCAACCTTCCTAGCTAAGTTGtgagaaaattgacaaagtacTATTAACACCAGCATTCGATCAGCAAGTTCTCTTGCTGAGCTGGACAATAGATTCTGAATGATTCAGTCACCACCTAAGAGTTCACTATCTGTAACAATATGATAGCAGAACGTTGTGTGACAACAAGTGGTGGATTACCAGGATGAAGAGGAGATTTTTTATGTAAAGCAAAAATTCATAATTGTAGTCAACTTTCTGGATTACAAGTTGACAACTAAACAAAGTCTTCAGAGCAACTATTTTCTATTTAACTTGGCAAAACTTGAACTTTGCTGGCATCAAACTGGCCTGTTCACCCCAATGAGCAGAATGAGCAATATCCAGTGTAGTGCAGAGTTAGTGTCCAAAAATCCAATCTAAGGGTCAACTTCAAATAGCTAGACCCTAAATCAGTCTAAACCCAACAACCCAAACTAGGTTGGGTATCAAATAAAAAGTTTCTATTTGGAACCATCAATTAAAGGAAATAGGAGCGATTATTTGTTATATGGAGCATGTTATATTTAATCACCTAGCCCTTATAACTAAATAGTACCAAGGTTTAACCccatagaagaaagaaaatttggaagCCTACACATTGTATAGCCTACTGATTGTGATTTGTAAGTAACTTAATCTTATCAGCATAAAGAAAACTATTTTATCTATGGATAGTAATCAGTCTCCTGGCCTGGATGGGTTCTCAGCTGGCTTTTTTCATAAGCTTGGTTGATTGTTGGTGTGGATTTGGCAAAGGCTATTCAAGATTTCTTCAAGTTAGGCAAACTTCTTAAGGAAGTTAATGCCACTATAATAACTCTTGTTCCCAAAAAGCAGAACCCTTCAGTAATGGGAGATTATAGGCAAAAATCCTGCTGCAATGTGATGTACAAATGCATAATCAAGATACTTGCTAACaggctttctttctttcttttttttttttttttttttttgataacaagGAACCCCTCCAAGGCAGGGACACTTTGTGTACCCACCTCTGTCGGGTAAACCTCATTTTTGCTGGGGCTGGATGCAATAATCAGTTCCAATCAAGCAGCTTTTATCCCTAACAGAAGCATCTCTGAAAATATTCTGCTTGCTCAAGAATTGGTAAGAGAACATCATAAGGAGAAAGGTAAAGCTAGGTGTGCAATTAAGATAGGTATTATGAAAGCCTACGACTTTGTAAGTTGGGATTTATGTGAATTCTGTCACGTTGATAAAGAAGGTGCTCAATGAGTTTGCTAAGATATCAGGGCTGACAGTAAATCCTAGTAAAAGCTCGGTGTTCTGCTCAGGAGTTAATAGAAGGGAAAAAGAGGAGTTGCTGAGGTGTTTACAGATGAAGGAGGGAGTTCTGCCTATTCAATACTTGGGTGTCCCGCTTATATCCAAAAAACTTTATGCAGAAGGCTGTGGGGTACTCATAGAAAAGGTGTGAATAGATTCATGGTTGTCTAAGCATTTATCATTTGCAGGAAGGTTGCAGTTGATCTCCTCAGATTTGTACAGCCTACAAGTTTTTTGGTGCAGCATCATTATTCTTCCCAAGAAGATTATAAGATTGTTGGAACaaaaacttaatagatatttgGGGTCCGGCAATGACACTATCAAAACAAGAGCAAAGGTAGCTTGGGACCATATTTGTGTTCCTTAAAAGGAAGGGGGATTGGGGTTTAAGAGAGTAGAGGATTGGAACAAAGCTGCAATGTTGATGAGGCACATTTGGAACTTATTTGCTAGGGCAGGCTCTTTGTGGGTAGCGTGGGTGAAGGAATATTTGTTGAAGAGTGGGAGCTTTTGGCAAGTTAAGGTACCGCAGCTTTGCTCATGGAGTTGGAGGAAAAGTTTGAAGCTCCGTGACTTAGCTAGAAAATTTATACAATTCAGAGTTGGAGATGGGAGTAGCATCTTCATGTGGCTTGATTGGTGGCACCCAGATGGAGTgatttatgaaaaaagaaaaaaaaaaaaaaaaaaaaaaaaaaaggtgaagatTATGGCAAAATGAAGATTTAAACTGACcaatgaaaatatgaaattatgCAGAAGATGGAATTTATCGGCAAGGACGTTGGGAGCTATGAAGTCCAGTTGATGCAGTTTTTGAGAGTAGTTGTTGAGTGCAGATGTGAGCTGCTGATGCAGCTGTTGTTCCAGCAGTTTATGTTGGAGTGCTCTATATTGATTAAGTTCTATTcatcctttatatatatatatatatagcaggcATTAAAACCGGACTGGACTCAAG
This genomic interval from Corylus avellana chromosome ca3, CavTom2PMs-1.0 contains the following:
- the LOC132174341 gene encoding probable copper-transporting ATPase HMA5; the encoded protein is MANKLWALACIGHESHGSLLPRPHYPSMPKYPKGVSGEESSAELGPEAKALFSVIGMTCSACAGSVEKAIKRLPGIREAVVDVLNNKAHVLFYPSFVNVENIRETIEDVGFGATLIEDEVNDRSTQVCRMRINGMTCTSCSSTVESALQAIHGVQKARVALATEEAEVHYDPKVVSSNKLLETIKDTGFEGILISSGEDISKIELKVDGVRTCRSMRIVEESLQALPGVQDTIIFPELNKISLSYKPDMTGPRTFINVIDSTGSRRFKGSIYPEGGGRETHRGEEIKQYYRSFLWSLIFTIPVFLTSMVFMYIPGIKHGFDTKVVNMMSVGMLLRWVLSTPVQFIIGRRFYIGSYKALRHGSANMDVLIALGTNAAYFYSVYSVLRATTSKDFKGTDFFETSSMLISFILLGKYLEVLAKGKTSEAIAKLMDLAPETAILLTLDAEGNVVTDEEIDSRLIQKNDVIKIIPGAKVASDGFVIWGQSHVNESMITGEARPVAKRKGDTVIGGTLNENGVLHIKATRVGSESALSQIVRLVESAQLAKAPVQKFADRISKYFVPLVIILSFSTWLAWFLSGKFHGYPESWIPSSMDSFELALQFGISVMVIACPCALGLATPTAQWIAQINDSDFIKIHLDGDRERDLIVQTWNYKADRPLNYYLVKKYKKLPSVPTVGDPGLRSNFAFGYDSINDDYKVLRISVEVHVYSLKAHSWRRVESESPYRESRISLGPVSLNGALIWLVESANRGIRLLSFHLATEIFYIQTLTLPVEPQNLEVLGGSLCVSAYRREAQATDFWMMKETSWKETRWSLLFTVPLTTFQRVVFSPDGQKVLMEMNYEKNPFSADMMDMDYEKNLFWYDIKKKAGSFTLKHIRNKIWTGTCEESLLLLDGDSIY